A genome region from Neisseria meningitidis includes the following:
- the edd gene encoding phosphogluconate dehydratase codes for MNTTPIHSKLAEITGRIIERSRPTREKYLAKIHSAKQMGRLERNQLGCSNLAHGYASMPKSIKIEMLQETVPNLGIITAYNDMVSAHQPFKDFPDQIKDEAQKNGATAQVAGGTPAMCDGITQGYAGMELSLFSRDVIAMSTAIGLSHQMFDGSLFMGVCDKIVPGLMIGALSFGHIPGIFVPAGPMSSGIGNKEKARTRQLFAEGKVGRDELLKSEMGSYHSPGTCTFYGTANSNQMMMEMMGVHLPAAAFVHPYTDLREALTRYAAGHLARGIKNGTIKPLGEMLTEKSFINALIGLMATGGSTNHTMHLVAMARAAGVILNWDDFDEISSIIPLLIRVYPNGKADVNHFTAAGGLPFVIRELLNAGLLHDDVDTIVGHGMRHYTKEPFLIDGKLEWREAPETSGNDDILRKADNPFSPDGGLRLMKGNIGRGVIKVSAVREGCRIIEAPAIVFNDQREVLAAFERGELERDFVCVVRYQGPRANGMPELHKLTPPLGILQDRGFKVALLTDGRMSGASGKVPASIHMTPEALMGGNIAKIRTGDLIRFDSVSGELNVLINETEWNAREVESIDLGANQQGCGRELFANFRSMTSSAETGAMSFGGEFA; via the coding sequence GTGAACACTACTCCTATCCACTCCAAACTCGCCGAAATCACCGGGCGCATTATTGAACGCAGCCGTCCGACGCGTGAAAAATATCTGGCGAAAATCCACAGTGCCAAACAAATGGGACGCTTAGAGCGCAACCAGCTCGGCTGCTCCAACTTGGCGCACGGCTATGCCTCTATGCCCAAAAGCATCAAAATCGAAATGCTCCAGGAAACCGTCCCCAACTTAGGCATCATCACCGCCTACAACGACATGGTTTCCGCACACCAGCCGTTTAAAGACTTCCCCGACCAAATTAAAGACGAAGCGCAGAAAAACGGCGCGACCGCCCAAGTCGCCGGCGGCACACCCGCCATGTGCGACGGCATCACGCAAGGCTACGCCGGTATGGAATTGTCGCTGTTTTCCCGCGACGTGATCGCCATGAGTACCGCTATCGGTCTGTCGCATCAAATGTTTGACGGCAGCCTGTTTATGGGCGTATGCGACAAAATCGTGCCGGGTTTGATGATAGGCGCGCTTTCGTTCGGTCATATTCCGGGTATCTTCGTCCCCGCAGGCCCGATGTCCAGCGGCATCGGCAACAAAGAAAAAGCCCGCACCCGCCAGCTTTTCGCCGAAGGCAAAGTCGGACGAGACGAACTTTTGAAAAGCGAAATGGGTTCTTACCACAGCCCGGGCACCTGCACTTTCTACGGCACGGCAAACTCCAACCAAATGATGATGGAAATGATGGGCGTACACCTGCCTGCCGCCGCCTTCGTCCACCCTTACACCGACCTGCGTGAAGCCCTGACCCGCTATGCCGCCGGACACCTCGCGCGCGGCATCAAAAACGGCACGATTAAACCATTGGGTGAAATGTTGACCGAAAAATCTTTCATCAACGCCCTAATCGGCCTGATGGCAACCGGCGGCTCAACCAACCACACCATGCACCTCGTTGCCATGGCACGCGCCGCCGGCGTGATTTTGAACTGGGACGACTTTGACGAAATTTCTTCCATCATCCCATTGCTGATCCGTGTGTACCCCAACGGCAAAGCCGACGTAAACCACTTTACCGCTGCCGGCGGCCTACCTTTCGTTATCCGCGAATTGCTGAATGCAGGCCTGTTGCACGACGATGTCGATACCATCGTCGGACACGGTATGCGCCACTACACCAAAGAGCCTTTCCTCATCGACGGCAAACTCGAATGGCGCGAAGCCCCCGAAACCAGCGGCAACGACGACATCCTGCGCAAAGCTGACAACCCGTTCTCCCCCGACGGCGGTCTGCGCCTGATGAAAGGCAACATCGGACGCGGCGTGATTAAAGTGTCCGCCGTGCGCGAAGGCTGCCGCATTATTGAAGCGCCTGCCATCGTGTTCAACGACCAACGCGAAGTATTGGCTGCGTTTGAACGCGGCGAGTTGGAACGCGATTTCGTCTGCGTCGTCCGCTACCAAGGCCCGCGCGCCAACGGTATGCCCGAATTGCACAAACTGACCCCGCCTTTGGGCATCCTGCAAGACCGCGGCTTCAAAGTGGCACTGCTGACCGACGGTCGTATGTCCGGCGCATCCGGCAAAGTTCCGGCCTCCATCCACATGACGCCCGAAGCCCTGATGGGCGGCAACATCGCCAAAATCCGTACCGGCGACCTGATCCGCTTCGACTCCGTTAGCGGCGAACTCAACGTCCTGATTAACGAAACCGAATGGAATGCCCGCGAAGTCGAAAGCATCGACTTGGGCGCGAACCAACAAGGCTGCGGCCGCGAACTCTTCGCCAACTTCCGCAGCATGACCAGCAGCGCGGAAACCGGTGCCATGAGTTTCGGCGGCGAATTTGCCTGA
- the zwf gene encoding glucose-6-phosphate dehydrogenase, with amino-acid sequence MSTQTNFDLVLFGATGDLAMRKLLPCLYQAHVAGLLHPEGRILGVSRSELDTEGFLAKVETSSKIHVKENFSDEAWASFVERLAYLKVDVTQPDDFAALGDLVKARKNTENVVIYLSTAPKFFAQACENLAAIGLNADNVRVVLEKPLGTDLASSQQINTDVARYFKEGQIYRIDHYLGKESLQNLLALRFANVMFEPLWNNKYIESVQLTIAEQLGVEERGEFYDITGALRDMVQNHLMQMLCMTAMEAPASLDADAVRDEKVKVIKSLKPLTVESVNENVVRGQYTAAKGMNGYLEEINVLQDSFTETYVAIKAEIENERWKGVPFYLRTGKRMAGKVAEIVLNFKDLNSHIFEGSRTAPNRLVIELQPYESVRLYTQMKTPGAGNKVETVPLATDLGKALESRRAEAYERLLLDVINGKLALFNRRDELEAAWEYVMPILENWTNNTTPPHGYGAHSWGPEAARELLARDGHKWHEEQ; translated from the coding sequence ATGAGTACACAAACAAATTTTGATTTGGTGTTGTTCGGTGCGACCGGCGATTTGGCAATGCGCAAACTTTTGCCCTGCCTGTATCAGGCGCACGTGGCCGGTTTGCTTCATCCCGAAGGTCGTATTTTGGGTGTGAGCCGCAGCGAATTGGATACCGAAGGTTTTCTGGCGAAGGTGGAAACCAGTTCCAAAATCCATGTGAAAGAAAATTTTTCCGATGAGGCTTGGGCATCGTTTGTCGAACGTCTCGCATATCTCAAAGTCGATGTTACGCAGCCGGACGATTTTGCTGCTTTGGGCGATTTGGTCAAAGCGCGCAAGAATACTGAAAATGTCGTGATCTACCTCTCAACTGCGCCGAAATTCTTTGCGCAAGCCTGCGAGAACCTTGCTGCGATCGGTTTGAATGCCGACAACGTGCGCGTGGTTTTGGAAAAACCGTTGGGTACGGACTTGGCTTCTTCCCAACAAATCAATACTGATGTTGCGCGTTATTTCAAAGAAGGGCAAATTTACCGCATCGACCACTACCTTGGCAAAGAAAGCCTGCAAAACCTGCTTGCGCTGCGTTTTGCCAATGTAATGTTCGAGCCGCTGTGGAACAATAAATATATCGAAAGCGTGCAGTTGACCATCGCCGAACAGCTCGGTGTGGAAGAGCGCGGTGAGTTTTACGACATTACCGGCGCGTTGCGCGATATGGTGCAAAACCATTTGATGCAGATGTTGTGCATGACTGCGATGGAAGCCCCCGCCAGCTTGGATGCCGACGCGGTGCGCGATGAAAAAGTCAAAGTCATCAAGTCATTGAAGCCGCTGACCGTCGAATCTGTCAATGAAAACGTCGTGCGCGGACAATATACCGCCGCCAAAGGCATGAACGGCTATCTTGAAGAAATCAACGTTCTGCAAGACAGCTTTACCGAAACCTACGTCGCCATTAAAGCCGAAATCGAAAACGAACGCTGGAAGGGCGTTCCCTTCTACCTGCGTACCGGCAAGCGCATGGCGGGCAAAGTGGCGGAAATCGTTTTGAACTTCAAAGATTTGAACAGCCATATTTTTGAAGGCAGCCGCACCGCGCCCAACCGGCTCGTTATCGAGTTGCAACCATATGAATCCGTGCGCCTCTATACGCAGATGAAAACCCCGGGGGCAGGAAATAAGGTCGAAACCGTGCCGCTGGCAACCGATTTGGGCAAAGCATTGGAAAGCCGCCGCGCGGAAGCTTACGAGCGCCTGCTGCTGGATGTGATTAACGGCAAACTCGCTTTGTTTAACCGCCGCGACGAACTTGAAGCCGCGTGGGAATATGTGATGCCGATTTTGGAAAACTGGACAAATAACACCACGCCGCCGCACGGCTACGGCGCACACTCGTGGGGGCCTGAAGCCGCGCGCGAACTATTGGCGCGCGACGGACACAAGTGGCACGAAGAGCAGTAA
- the pgl gene encoding 6-phosphogluconolactonase, translating to MFVWHEYENAAEAAQSLADAVADALQGALDEKGGAVLAVSGGRSPIAFFNALSQKDLDWKNVGITLADERIVPTVHADSNTGLVREYLLKNKAEAAMWIPMVEDGKTETELHPDAVVDYALKHYKQPDVLVLGMGNDGHTASIFPKAPQFQTAIDGSAGVALVHTTPVTAPHERVSMTLDAIAHTGHVFLAIRGEEKKAVFDQAAQGENREYPINLVLNHQGVNCHVFYAE from the coding sequence ATGTTTGTTTGGCACGAATACGAAAATGCGGCAGAAGCGGCGCAGTCTTTGGCTGACGCAGTGGCGGATGCTTTGCAGGGCGCACTGGACGAGAAGGGCGGTGCGGTGTTGGCAGTTTCCGGCGGACGTTCGCCGATTGCATTTTTCAACGCCCTGTCGCAAAAAGATTTGGATTGGAAAAACGTCGGCATCACCTTGGCAGATGAACGCATCGTGCCGACCGTCCACGCCGACAGCAATACCGGTTTGGTGCGCGAATACCTGTTGAAGAACAAAGCGGAAGCGGCAATGTGGATTCCTATGGTGGAAGACGGAAAAACTGAAACCGAATTACATCCCGATGCTGTTGTCGATTATGCACTGAAACATTACAAACAGCCCGATGTTTTGGTTTTGGGTATGGGAAACGACGGGCATACGGCTTCGATTTTCCCGAAAGCTCCGCAGTTTCAGACGGCAATCGACGGTTCGGCAGGTGTCGCGCTGGTGCATACCACGCCCGTTACCGCGCCGCACGAGCGCGTCAGTATGACCTTGGATGCGATTGCCCATACGGGGCATGTGTTTTTGGCGATACGGGGCGAAGAGAAAAAAGCCGTGTTCGACCAAGCCGCACAAGGCGAAAACCGCGAATATCCGATCAACCTCGTTTTGAACCATCAAGGAGTGAACTGCCATGTCTTCTACGCCGAATAA
- a CDS encoding glucokinase, whose amino-acid sequence MSSTPNKQAGYPRLVADIGGTNARFALETAPRVIEKAAVLPCKDYDTVTDAVRAYLNQSGATAVRHAAFAIANPILGDWVQMTNHHWAFSIETTRQTLGLDTLILLNDFTAQALAVTQTSSKDLMQVGGQKPVEFAPKAVIGPGTGLGVSGLVHSHAGWVALAGEGGHTSFPPFDDMEVLIWQYAKNKYGHVSAERFLSGAGLSLVYEALAAKQKAKPAKLMPSEITEKALSGASPLCRQTLDIFCAMLGTVASNLALTLGARGGVYLCGGIIPRVLEYFKTSPFRSRFENKGRFEAYLAAIPVYVVLSEFPGISGAAAVLDNHLRNV is encoded by the coding sequence ATGTCTTCTACGCCGAATAAACAAGCCGGATATCCCCGACTGGTCGCCGATATCGGCGGGACGAATGCACGCTTTGCGCTGGAAACCGCGCCGCGCGTCATTGAAAAAGCCGCCGTGCTTCCGTGTAAAGACTACGATACGGTTACCGATGCGGTGCGTGCCTATCTGAATCAAAGCGGTGCAACAGCCGTACGGCACGCGGCATTTGCCATCGCCAACCCGATTTTGGGCGACTGGGTGCAGATGACCAACCACCATTGGGCGTTTTCCATCGAAACCACCCGTCAGACTTTGGGGCTGGACACCCTCATCCTTTTGAACGACTTTACCGCGCAGGCATTGGCGGTAACGCAGACTTCAAGCAAAGACCTGATGCAGGTAGGCGGGCAAAAGCCTGTCGAATTTGCCCCCAAAGCCGTTATCGGCCCCGGTACCGGCCTGGGCGTGAGCGGATTGGTGCACAGCCACGCAGGCTGGGTGGCTTTGGCGGGCGAGGGCGGGCATACCAGTTTCCCGCCGTTTGACGATATGGAAGTGCTGATTTGGCAGTACGCCAAAAACAAATACGGCCATGTTTCCGCCGAACGCTTTTTGAGCGGCGCGGGCTTGAGCTTGGTTTACGAGGCTTTGGCTGCAAAACAGAAAGCCAAACCCGCCAAACTGATGCCGTCTGAAATCACGGAAAAGGCTTTGAGCGGCGCGTCGCCTTTGTGCCGTCAGACTTTGGACATCTTCTGCGCCATGCTCGGCACGGTTGCTTCCAACCTCGCCCTGACGCTGGGCGCGCGCGGCGGCGTGTACCTGTGCGGCGGCATTATTCCCCGCGTGTTGGAATATTTCAAAACTTCCCCGTTCCGCAGCCGTTTCGAGAACAAGGGCAGGTTTGAAGCATATCTTGCCGCGATTCCCGTGTATGTCGTCTTGAGCGAGTTTCCCGGAATTTCCGGTGCGGCTGCGGTTCTCGACAACCATTTGAGAAACGTTTAA